Proteins found in one Choloepus didactylus isolate mChoDid1 chromosome 3, mChoDid1.pri, whole genome shotgun sequence genomic segment:
- the C3H4orf54 gene encoding uncharacterized protein C4orf54 homolog: protein MLSLHFWESRSQSTDAAPSVADGIQAHSCRQCQGNNCAGQLSDRTLATVSARAAAPRPQTTSATPHRYLPTSLRFARDPPERLKHLEVVAAVAVVPTALGPIQARGTLFRATLQPLQGKRGTQDRPSAHHCLILSLKPRQGLRMEVAAPKLMSQVKLTEVGDRVSGAQDCQELKQQLQPLPEASVSSQGEEKYVEMCASAGMQRQSPRAMKLTLEPSPGHQRASRSPKEKARRVQDELRGQVSTAPMPQKNPASGELSRPQLSCTDEADDFSSSSSSSSPMDKAEEGGLSKMEDTTTSTGALATSSSSLGFESDDGGSKESCQPGRGGGGRKAGSRGGGGGGGGDDTECRGIIAKSQGSRDPPRNEEAHYITTHEIQLSEVEQDMDFDVGLASRWDFEDNNVIYSFVDYASFGGSDETPGDVTTPTEEDDDNSCYLSTTPSINATRTPSPTSSDPARPGTGSGGSDTSSTEVGSGPSDSDPTPPPTGPGTATACEPLPEPPEAASGVAAAVSSCGSAASQILLSIKPTSRAINEPSNVHAKQNIIYAAKHEGDMSLRISKAAEHHSSSLKQHPAAAVAQDHAKKFIAVPARLQTRCGAIRAKELVDYSSGASSAVSELDDADKEVRNLTSRAFRSLAYPYFEALNISSRESSAALSEVGFGRWSTFLDLKCGGVGAKVEQSLLRSSAASVAAGLRTGGGARPTADQLYIQSKKSQTKALEFVVSKVEGEIKHVETPLCFQKQVQTGSRTVTLLEPLNLRSDSKASPATRPGRTTKGSEKGPGSVYTDDGSEASESSKPAFRAEGHQKKSTFASSLLKNVISKKMQREHEFKMERGEVTDTSHKKLPGSSKETEGFPGCEKQREKGLQRQSSRHSEAGSEYTVISVSDAGGEGSVADPKSPVFKASAPRESHAGSGRNFADGHTEEVCEIKKSASETVKGIFLRSQNSAFRSWKEKQAEKCEEKAPIGKLKLPKGGDWRADLGEISANKSTIMSRLFVPNIQQTPKDKQPGKQATKYPAVQATSTAVIRPKAPEIKIRLGSVQQPSSDFNIAKLLTPKLASSSTSNLFKTTEDNSRAQQRLLRGDNLEKVPQFQVRDIRDKSKVQGPLHQVRDVRKLIKGSGDSSDKGSVTPEQGLTGPKPRQLAAAAGGSRSLSPLVITCQAIVNQREDSMDRESRESMGKGGGSRVLSSSSPEGTVLVHRASGRLPVATIAPNKPEQGSYLPVLKIVSKASAQRTPDKPKDEEVKEEGKAPKPARNALEKLTAAVRSMEELYSFNRNEWKRKSDPLPVMTDSHVLSLIASEEREGAGHAEGDTDKLSKRLGEVEERGAGSKSGVVLRGAPIERLQRRNSNPSTESVSARAAAFENLARERPRSLYISPVHKDVERSQPLQPLPPLPSNRNVFTVSTSSTQKTGGVAGKFPQGPSPEIASVAKGTKSQGLRSLKISPATWAPPEEMINRKNSLEKGNSDCENYLTIPLKGSSAARELSGRPGAGREGPPASSAATLCNLPPLSARSQVPSSPKGSQVSGTSRPAWRSKPDNPRETVAVPTGPQSPDHPPTAIYHQQPLPFTLQGAQPQVLCFSPPSMPAPAPAGPAPVPTDPFQQPQPQQTQRKMLLDVTTGQYYLVDTPVQPMTRRLFDPETGQYVDVPMTSQQQAVAPMSLPVPPLALSPGAYGPTYMIYPGFLPTVLPTNALQPTPIAHTPGVSELSPMSAETPGKEAAATFTEVPYFVASGQSPASSSSCNPAATSQLVGAKGFAQLHGKPVISITSQPLGPRIIAPPSFDGTTMSFVVEHR, encoded by the coding sequence AtgctttctcttcatttctgggAGTCTCGGAGTCAATCTACAGATGCTGCTCCTTCCGTGGCTGATGGCATTCAGGCTCACAGCTGCCGACAGTGCCAGGGAAACAACTGTGCAGGACAGCTCAGCGACAGGACACTGGCCACGGTCTCGGCCAGAGCAGCAGCCCCCCGGCCACAGACCACCTCTGCCACCCCACATAGGTATCTTCCCACTTCCCTCAGGTTTGCCCGAGACCCGCCAGAGAGGCTGAAGCACTTGGAGGTGGTGGCAGCAGTGGCAGTGGTGCCTACAGCATTGGGGCCCATCCAGGCACGTGGGACCCTGTTTCGGGCAACTCTGCAGCCCCTCCAGGGCAAGAGAGGGACCCAGGACAGACCCAGTGCTCACCACTGCCTTATCCTGTCGCTGAAACCCAGGCAAGGGCTCAGAATGGAAGTCGCTGCTCCCAAGCTGATGTCGCAGGTCAAACTGACGGAGGTGGGGGACAGGGTGAGCGGAGCTCAAGACTGCCAAGAGCTAAagcagcagctgcagccgctTCCcgaggcttcagtttcctcccaGGGAGAAGAGAAATATGTTGAGATGTGTGCTTCAGCTGGAATGCAGAGGCAGAGTCCCCGGGCGATGAAACTCACTCTGGAACCCAGCCCAGGGCATCAGAGGGCCTCTAGGAGCCCCAAGGAGAAAGCCAGAAGAGTCCAGGATGAACTGAGAGGTCAAGTGTCCACGGCTCCGATGCCCCAGAAGAATCCTGCTTCCGGCGAACTCTCCAGACCCCAGCTCTCCTGCACTGATGAGGCTGATGACTTCTCttcttcatcctcctcctcctcccctatGGACAAAGCAGAGGAGGGTGGcctttccaaaatggaggatacCACCACATCAACAGGGGCTCTGGCCACCTCCTCTTCATCCTTAGGCTTTGAGAGTGACGATGGTGGGAGCAAAGAGAGCTGCCAGcctggaagaggaggaggagggagaaaagcAGGCagcagaggagggggaggagggggtggaggagaTGACACAGAGTGCAGGGGCATTATTGCCAAGTCCCAGGGCAGCAGGGACCCCCCCAGAAATGAGGAGGCTCACTACATCACCACCCACGAGATCCAGTTGAGTGAGGTGGAGCAGGACATGGATTTCGACGTGGGGCTGGCCTCCCGCTGGGATTTCGAGGACAACAACGTGATCTACTCGTTTGTGGACTATGCTTCCTTTGGTGGCAGCGACGAGACCCCGGGGGACGTCACCACCCCAACTGAAGAGGACGACGACAACAGCTGCTACCTCAGCACCACTCCCAGCATCAACGCCACGCGGACTCCCAGCCCCACCAGCAGCGACCCCGCCCGCCCTGGCACGGGCAGCGGTGGCAGTGACACTAGCAGCACAGAAGTGGGCAGTGGCCCCTCTGACAGtgaccccactcccccacccactGGGCCTGGCACTGCCACTGCTTGTGAGCCCTTGCCGGAGCCTCCGGAGGCAGCTTCAGGGGTAGCAGCCGCCGTGAGCAGCTGTGGGAGTGCAGCAAGCCAGATCCTCCTATCAATCAAACCGACTTCCCGGGCTATAAATGAGCCTAGCAACGTGCATGCAAAGCAAAACATTATTTATGCTGCCAAGCATGAAGGCGACATGAGCCTCCGCATCTCCAAAGCTGCCGAACACCATTCAAGTTCACTGAAGCAACACCCGGCTGCAGCCGTGGCTCAGGACCATGCGAAAAAATTCATCGCTGTCCCTGCTCGCCTGCAAACCAGGTGCGGGGCCATCCGGGCGAAGGAGCTGGTGGATTACTCCAGCGGAGCCTCCAGTGCCGTGAGCGAGCTGGACGATGCCGACAAAGAGGTGCGTAACCTGACCTCCCGTGCCTTCCGGAGCCTCGCTTACCCCTACTTTGAGGCTCTAAACATCAGTTCCCGGGAATCCTCCGCCGCACTCTCAGAAGTCGGCTTTGGGCGCTGGTCGACCTTCCTGGACTTAAAATGCGGGGGTGTCGGAGCCAAGGTGGAACAGAGCCTCCTGCGGAGCAGCGCAGCCTCTGTGGCTGCCGGTCTGCGGACGGGTGGTGGGGCCAGGCCCACTGCAGACCAGCTCTACATCCAGTCCAAGAAGTCCCAGACCAAGGCTTTGGAGTTTGTGGTCAGCAAAGTCGAGGGGGAAATCAAACATGTGGAGACACCCTTGTGCTTCCAGAAGCAGGTCCAGACGGGCTCCCGCACTGTCACCCTTCTTGAGCCCCTAAATTTACGCAGTGACAGCAAAGCCAGCCCAGCCACCCGGCCCGGCAGGACCACCAAAGGCTCCGAAAAGGGCCCCGGGTCAGTGTACACTGATGATGGCTCTGAggcttctgaaagcagcaagccTGCCTTCCGAGCTGAAGGCCACCAGAAGAAGTCCACGTTTGCTTCCAGCCTGCTCAAAAATGTCATTTCCAAGAAGATGCAGCGGGAACATGAGTTCAAGATGGAGAGGGGAGAGGTCACCGACACATCCCACAAGAAACTCCCCGGCAGCTCCAAGGAGACAGAAGGATTTCCCGGGTGCGAGAAGCAGAGGGAGAAGGGTTTGCAGAGGCAGAGTTCTCGCCACTCAGAGGCCGGCTCCGAGTACACCGTGATTAGTGTGTCTGATGCAGGTGGGGAAGGGTCTGTGGCCGACCCTAAATCCCCAGTTTTCAAAGCCAGTGCTCCTCGGGAGAGCCATGCAGGCTCTGGCCGGAATTTTGCAGATGGACACACAGAAGAAGTGTGTGAAATTAAGAAGAGTGCCTCAGAGACTGTCAAGGGCATCTTCCTCCGTAGTCAGAACAGTGCATTCCGGTCTTGGAAGGAGAAACAGGCTGAGAAATGTGAAGAGAAGGCCCCCATTGGAAAGCTGAAGCTCCCCAAAGGTGGGGACTGGCGAGCTGACCTCGGGGAGATTTCTGCCAACAAGTCCACCATCATGTCTCGCCTCTTTGTCCCCAATATCCAGCAGACACCCAAGGACAAGCAGCCCGGGAAGCAGGCCACCAAGTATCCTGCTGTCCAGGCTACCTCCACAGCAGTGATCAGGCCCAAGGCTCCAGAAATCAAGATCCGCCTGGGGAGTGTGCAACAGCCAAGCTCGGACTTCAACATTGCCAAATTGCTCACGCCCAAGCTGGCCAGTAGCAGCACCTCCAACCTCTTCAAGACCACTGAGGACAACAGCAGGGCCCAACAGAGGCTCTTACGTGGGGACAACCTGGAAAAAGTGCCCCAGTTCCAGGTGAGAGACATCAGAGACAAATCCAAGGTTCAAGGCCCCCTCCACCAGGTGAGAGATGTCAGGAAACTTATCAAAGGGTCAGGGGATAGCAGTGACAAGGGCAGTGTTACTCCAGAGCAGGGACTGACTGGGCCCAAACCCAGGCAGCTGGCAGCTGCAGCTGGCGGATCCAGATCCCTGTCCCCATTGGTGATTACGTGCCAGGCCATTGTGAACCAGAGGGAAGACAGCATGGACCGAGAGTCAAGGGAAAGCATGGGCAAAGGTGGCGGCAGCAGGGTCCTGAGCTCCTCCTCCCCAGAAGGGACCGTCTTGGTTCACAGGGCATCTGGCAGGTTGCCTGTGGCCACCATTGCACCCAATAAACCTGAGCAGGGCTCATACCTGCCCGTGCTCAAGATTGTCTCCAAGGCTTCTGCCCAGAGGACCCCAGATAAGCCCAAGGATGAGGAGGtcaaggaggaagggaaagccCCAAAGCCAGCCCGGaatgccctggagaagctgactGCTGCCGTGAGGTCCATGGAAGAGCTGTATAGCTTCAACAGGAACGAGTGGAAGCGCAAAAGTGATCCTTTGCCTGTGATGACAGATAGCCATGTCCTGTCGCTCATTGCCAGCGAGGAGAGAGAAGGGGCGGGGCATGCTGAGGGGGACACCGACAAGCTGTCCAAACGGCTGGGGGAGGTGGAAGAGCGGGGCGCAGGAAGCAAGAGTGGCGTGGTCCTGCGTGGGGCCCCCATAGAACGTCTGCAGCGGAGAAACTCCAACCCCAGCACTGAGAGCGTGTCTGCCAGGGCAGCCGCCTTTGAAAACCTGGCCAGGGAAAGGCCACGGTCCCTTTATATTTCCCCGGTCCACAAGGATGTGGAGAGAAGCCAGCCTCTGCAGCCTCTCCCACCGCTCCCCAGCAACCGAAATGTGTTCACAGTAAGTACCAGCAGCACCCAGAAAACTGGAGGCGTCGCCGGCAAGTTCCCACAAGGGCCTTCTCCAGAGATTGCTTCAGTGGCAAAGGGCACCAAATCGCAGGGACTGAGGTCCCTCAAGATCTCTCCAGCCACCTGGGCACCTCCTGAGGAGATGATCAACAGGAAAAACAGTTTGGAGAAGGGCAATAGTGACTGTGAGAATTACCTGACCATCCCTCTCAAAGGAAGCTCTGCAGCCAGGGAACTTTCTGGCAGACCTGGGGCTGGCAGGGAGGGTCCCCCGGCTTCGTCAGCTGCCACTCTGTGCAATTTGCCCCCACTGAGTGCCCGCAGTCAGGTCCCAAGTAGCCCCAAAGGTTCCCAGGTCAGCGGAACCAGCCGGCCAGCTTGGCGTAGCAAACCTGACAACCCCCGGGAGACAGTAGCTGTCCCAACAGGGCCTCAGAGTCCAGACCATCCTCCCACTGCCATCTACCACCAGCAGCCACTGCCCTTCACGCTGCAGGGAGCCCAGCCCCAGGTCCTCTGCTTCTCCCCGCCTAGTATGCCTGCCCCAGCACCTGCAGGCCCAGCTCCGGTCCCCACAGACCCCTTCCAGCAGCCTCAGCCTCAGCAGACCCAGCGCAAGATGCTCCTGGATGTGACGACTGGCCAGTACTATCTAGTGGACACACCAGTGCAGCCCATGACGCGGAGACTGTTTGACCCTGAGACGGGGCAGTATGTGGACGTGCCCATGACCTCCCAGCAGCAGGCCGTGGCGCCCATGTCCCTTCCTGTGCCCCCCCTGGCCCTGAGTCCCGGGGCCTACGGACCCACCTACATGATCTACCCTGGGTTTCTGCCCACGGTGCTGCCCACCAACGCCCTGCAGCCCACACCAATAGCTCACACTCCAGGGGTCAGCGAGCTCTCACCCATGTCAGCAGAGACCCCTGGCAAAGAGGCAGCTGCCACATTCACCGAGGTCCCATACTTTGTGGCCTCTGGTCAGTCTCCCGCCTCCTCTTCTTCTTGTAACCCAGCAGCCACCTCCCAGCTTGTGGGGGCCAAGGGCTTCGCCCAGCTGCACGGCAAGCCTGTCATCAGCATCACCTCGCAGCCCCTGGGGCCGCGGATCATTGCCCCCCCTTCTTTTGACGGTACCACCATGAGTTTTGTGGTGGAACACAGATGA